A single genomic interval of Sebastes umbrosus isolate fSebUmb1 chromosome 11, fSebUmb1.pri, whole genome shotgun sequence harbors:
- the LOC119496971 gene encoding serum amyloid P-component-like, producing MWWPKLSLDLSGKMFIFPEETNTANVKLIPALSRLTAITVCLRFKTDLRRNHALFSLATATHSNAFLLFKDSSGDDINVYVGNANKEFEGQDYKLNTWHSICTTWDAASGLVQLWLDGKSTIKKYFGGPAIVNPIIILGQEQDSHGGRFDRSQSFLGMICDVHVWNYVLSPCEIMRFMDDENYTPGNVVNWSALTSIATGRVLTEDKQKACEEHKQCPRVLY from the exons ATGTGGTGGCCCAAGCTGTCACTTG aTCTTTCTGGTAAAATGTTCATCTTCCCAGAGGAAACCAACACAGCTAATGTGAAACTGATACCTGCGCTATCACGTCTCACTGCTATAACTGTCTGTCTCAG GTTCAAGACCGATCTCCGCAGAAACCATGCACTATTCTCTCTGGCCACAGCCACGCATAGCAATGCCTTCCTGCTATTCAAGGACAGTTCAGGTGATGACATTAACGTGTATGTCGGGAATGCAAATAAAGAATTTGAAGGTCAGGACTACAAATTGAACACATGGCACTCCATTTGTACTACATGGGACGCTGCGTCTGGTCTGGTGCAGCTGTGGTTAGATGGAAAGTCAACAATTAAGAAATACTTTGGTGGACCAGCAATTGTAAATCCCATTATCATCCTCGGACAG GAACAGGATTCCCATGGCGGGCGGTTTGACAGGAGTCAGTCTTTCCTTGGCATGATATGTGATGTCCACGTGTGGAACTACGTCCTTTCACCCTGTGAGATCATGCGCTTCATGGATGATGAAAACTACACCCCAGGGAATGTGGTCAACTGGAGTGCGCTGACTAGCATTGCCACCGGAAGAGTGCTAACAGAAGATAAACAAAAGGCCTGTGAAGAGCACAAGCAATGCCCGCGTGTTCTCTATTGA